From one Microbulbifer sp. A4B17 genomic stretch:
- a CDS encoding alpha/beta fold hydrolase: MAPCHIVFLPGLFARGWIWKQVAEACRQQGHKITVIEPSIPEVFMGKLESAHEMIRECLQLNGAAGGNILVGNSMSGLITLDFAAKYPELVAGVVISGAPGLEELEAGVSLVDLRGSVPGAANSLCERVFRDINRLPKPDYERGVADINTIFSTNETFKSVVKWLNLSRKYDVHGNLDKVKCPIKLIWGDFDKITPAESWRLLASQRDNIDYSEVYDCGHSPMLEKPEEFYSVLSEFLLGLSRPLARTA, translated from the coding sequence ATGGCACCTTGTCATATCGTTTTTTTACCAGGACTTTTCGCGCGTGGTTGGATTTGGAAGCAGGTAGCAGAGGCTTGCCGGCAGCAGGGACATAAAATCACCGTTATTGAGCCATCTATTCCCGAAGTGTTTATGGGCAAGTTGGAGTCGGCCCACGAAATGATTCGGGAGTGCCTTCAATTAAATGGAGCAGCAGGGGGTAATATACTGGTCGGTAACTCAATGAGTGGACTTATCACTTTAGATTTTGCAGCGAAGTATCCCGAACTGGTGGCCGGAGTGGTTATCAGTGGTGCGCCGGGGCTTGAAGAATTGGAGGCTGGAGTTTCTCTTGTCGATCTTCGCGGATCAGTGCCAGGAGCGGCGAACTCCCTTTGTGAGAGAGTTTTTCGTGATATTAACCGCTTGCCAAAACCGGACTATGAAAGAGGGGTGGCCGATATCAATACGATATTTTCCACCAACGAAACATTTAAATCTGTAGTCAAGTGGCTGAACTTGAGTAGAAAATATGATGTTCATGGGAATCTGGATAAAGTGAAGTGTCCAATCAAGTTAATATGGGGTGACTTCGATAAAATAACGCCCGCGGAATCCTGGCGCTTACTTGCTTCACAGAGGGATAATATAGATTACTCTGAGGTGTATGATTGTGGACATAGCCCTATGCTGGAAAAGCCGGAGGAGTTTTACAGCGTTCTTTCTGAATTTCTTCTTGGGTTAAGCAGGCCATTGGCGCGGACCGCCTGA
- a CDS encoding GMC oxidoreductase: MQNDELLIQKENQVFDAIVIGSGISGGWAAKELTERGLSTLMIDRGRMVKHGQDYPTENKGPWEFPLRTKMNLKEKKEIYPIQSRSIFLNESTKHFFCNDNEQPYSTEPGSDFTWIRGNQVGGKSLLWFRQSYRFSNHDFLANKRDGVGADWPIRYKDIAPWYSKVERFAGISGNTDNIEQLPDSEYQPPFEMYQCEQDIKSRFEKQYRDKHFIIGRAAHLTKPNREQVALGRYNCLARNQCQRGCSFGGYFSTQSATMPAAMRTGKLQIASNSVVHSLIYNSKKNRVAGVRVIDSEALQQREYFGRIVFLCASTLGSTQILLNSANKHFPKGLANSSGVLGHYLMDHNYNTSAHGFIDGYEDEYFSGWRPTGILIPNFQYRPELYRKHYKRGYQISGSAYRQDWRTMAASEGIGKSFKEKLQQPGRWGFWIGTQGEMLPRHENQVSLHSTKKDKWGIPQLHINCQWSENERLMMEDACETMQAMLKNLGLSEVSGQVTSDKYPPGSAIHEVGTARMGSDKTSSVLNGYNQSHDIRNLFVTDGSCFVSSAVQNPSLTFMALTARAANYAANEFFAGRL, from the coding sequence ATGCAAAATGATGAATTATTGATCCAAAAAGAAAACCAGGTATTTGACGCAATCGTTATAGGATCAGGTATTAGCGGTGGCTGGGCAGCAAAAGAACTAACCGAACGGGGGTTAAGTACCCTGATGATAGATCGGGGCCGGATGGTAAAACACGGCCAGGACTACCCCACAGAAAACAAGGGACCTTGGGAATTCCCACTCCGTACTAAAATGAACCTGAAAGAGAAAAAAGAAATCTACCCGATACAAAGTCGTAGTATTTTTCTCAATGAAAGCACCAAGCATTTTTTCTGCAATGACAACGAACAACCCTACTCCACAGAGCCCGGCTCAGACTTTACCTGGATTCGCGGCAATCAAGTAGGTGGCAAAAGCCTCCTTTGGTTCCGGCAGTCATATCGATTTAGTAACCACGACTTTCTCGCTAACAAACGTGATGGCGTAGGAGCTGATTGGCCAATTCGCTACAAGGATATCGCCCCCTGGTACAGCAAAGTCGAACGCTTTGCCGGAATCAGTGGCAATACGGACAATATTGAGCAACTGCCAGACTCCGAATACCAACCACCATTTGAGATGTACCAGTGTGAACAAGACATCAAGTCCAGGTTTGAAAAGCAGTATCGTGATAAGCATTTCATTATTGGAAGAGCTGCTCACCTGACCAAGCCAAACCGGGAACAGGTAGCCCTAGGCCGATACAACTGCCTGGCTCGCAACCAGTGCCAACGAGGCTGCTCATTCGGCGGCTACTTTTCTACACAAAGCGCCACCATGCCAGCCGCAATGAGAACCGGCAAACTACAAATTGCCAGTAATAGCGTGGTACACAGCCTTATTTATAACTCGAAAAAGAACCGAGTAGCTGGCGTAAGGGTAATCGACAGCGAAGCCCTGCAACAACGAGAGTATTTTGGACGAATCGTTTTCCTCTGCGCATCCACATTGGGCTCAACCCAAATACTCCTCAACTCAGCCAACAAGCATTTCCCCAAGGGGCTCGCCAACAGCTCTGGTGTACTGGGCCACTACCTTATGGACCACAATTACAATACCTCAGCCCACGGCTTTATTGATGGTTATGAAGATGAGTACTTCTCCGGGTGGAGACCAACCGGCATCCTGATACCCAATTTCCAATATCGCCCCGAACTTTACCGAAAGCACTACAAGCGCGGCTACCAGATTTCAGGAAGCGCCTATCGGCAGGACTGGCGGACAATGGCAGCTTCCGAGGGGATTGGAAAATCTTTTAAAGAAAAACTGCAACAACCTGGACGCTGGGGATTTTGGATTGGGACACAAGGAGAGATGTTACCGAGGCACGAAAACCAGGTCAGTCTTCACTCCACCAAAAAAGATAAGTGGGGAATCCCACAACTACACATCAATTGCCAATGGTCTGAAAATGAGCGCCTAATGATGGAAGATGCCTGTGAAACCATGCAAGCTATGCTTAAGAATTTGGGGCTAAGTGAAGTCAGTGGACAAGTCACAAGTGACAAATACCCCCCTGGCAGTGCTATACATGAAGTTGGCACAGCACGTATGGGTAGTGATAAAACCAGCTCAGTTTTAAATGGTTACAACCAGTCGCACGATATACGCAACCTTTTTGTAACCGATGGCTCCTGCTTTGTCTCTTCAGCAGTTCAAAACCCCTCTCTAACTTTTATGGCATTAACTGCTCGAGCCGCAAATTATGCAGCCAATGAATTTTTTGCGGGAAGATTATAG
- a CDS encoding gluconate 2-dehydrogenase subunit 3 family protein: MINRRKFIQGLATVGGTSLALTCTEQQALAAADIFFKSRRTDAYRARLFSIEQLTTLHKICFYLIPATDTPGAAETECHLFVDHYLTDCIEEQTQLKTKRLLHELEEGATARYGHPFIHLAPEQSVALLESLDTGIAPFNPDLQQDFRNLKFLVCLGYYTSFTGATRELAYQAIPGGFKGSVPLDQTGKAWGSLPRI; encoded by the coding sequence ATGATAAACCGTCGGAAATTTATTCAAGGGCTGGCCACTGTGGGCGGGACCTCTCTGGCCTTAACCTGTACAGAACAGCAAGCTCTTGCGGCAGCAGATATTTTTTTCAAATCGCGAAGAACTGACGCCTATCGGGCACGGCTTTTTTCTATTGAACAACTCACCACCCTTCACAAAATCTGCTTCTACCTGATACCCGCAACGGATACTCCCGGCGCAGCTGAAACAGAGTGCCATTTATTTGTCGATCATTATTTAACCGACTGCATAGAAGAACAGACCCAGCTAAAAACTAAAAGGCTCTTACATGAGTTGGAGGAGGGTGCCACCGCCCGGTATGGACACCCTTTTATCCATCTGGCCCCAGAACAATCGGTTGCCCTACTCGAATCACTCGACACCGGAATAGCCCCCTTTAACCCAGACTTACAACAGGATTTCAGGAATCTTAAATTCCTGGTGTGCCTTGGCTACTACACCAGCTTTACCGGAGCCACCCGTGAGCTTGCTTACCAAGCAATCCCCGGTGGATTCAAAGGTTCAGTTCCATTGGATCAAACCGGGAAGGCCTGGGGTTCACTGCCACGTATTTAA
- a CDS encoding helix-turn-helix domain-containing protein translates to MDALLFNFHDIVLIMTSYQCALFALLLLVIRRERRFSNTLLALFLFSQAAIPLDILINFGDGFRSWSIETSPDLFFVFGAAYWLEGPLLLWYTRSLTREGFRISRLDLWYLLPFLLAVVFEYFSYWQFDSETKTAMLRGENLTTGSMFDHLLGLARESLRVLFGVLCFFEVRRCRRQIRDNHSSIEKIDLTWLLVLIWGFLLVRIWAVMINLAVGLAQEWQFQLDIGAMGLFSNYAVFVLVSAMIFFSLSYSSMFEGERYKVEKFGENVDSDLEQDASGEPEVDLELAAQIENYMREEKPYLIPALTLEQLSGQLQVSRRLLSQTINRHFQCNFFEFVNRYRIDEAKRMLREPQNGGLTVMEIMLSSGFNTKATFNSFFKKIAGMTPTEYRRLNGEVEVGKEDRAIEPG, encoded by the coding sequence ATGGACGCTTTACTATTCAATTTCCACGATATTGTTCTGATAATGACCAGTTATCAGTGCGCTCTTTTTGCACTGTTGTTGTTAGTGATTCGTCGTGAGCGGCGTTTCAGCAACACCCTGTTGGCGCTATTTCTGTTCTCACAAGCCGCTATTCCCCTGGATATCCTGATTAACTTTGGTGATGGTTTCCGCAGTTGGTCCATTGAGACTTCCCCGGACTTGTTTTTTGTATTTGGCGCAGCCTACTGGTTAGAAGGCCCCCTGTTACTTTGGTATACCCGTTCCTTAACTCGCGAGGGGTTTAGGATTTCCAGGCTGGACCTTTGGTACCTGTTGCCTTTTTTACTGGCAGTCGTGTTTGAATATTTCTCCTACTGGCAATTTGATAGTGAAACCAAGACAGCAATGCTGCGTGGGGAGAATTTAACTACTGGCTCGATGTTTGATCACTTGTTGGGATTGGCTCGTGAATCGCTTCGGGTACTTTTCGGTGTTTTGTGTTTTTTTGAGGTGCGTCGATGCCGCAGGCAGATTCGAGATAATCATTCCAGTATTGAGAAAATTGACCTGACTTGGCTGTTGGTGTTGATCTGGGGCTTCTTACTGGTTCGTATTTGGGCAGTGATGATCAACCTCGCGGTAGGGTTGGCGCAGGAGTGGCAGTTCCAGTTGGATATTGGAGCGATGGGGCTATTTAGTAACTACGCCGTATTTGTTCTGGTTAGTGCCATGATCTTCTTTAGTCTCAGTTACTCCTCAATGTTTGAGGGCGAGAGGTATAAAGTGGAGAAGTTCGGGGAAAATGTAGATTCTGATCTGGAGCAGGATGCTAGTGGGGAGCCTGAGGTTGATCTGGAGTTGGCAGCCCAAATTGAAAATTATATGCGGGAAGAAAAGCCTTACTTAATTCCAGCCCTTACCCTAGAGCAGCTGTCTGGGCAGTTACAGGTATCACGCAGGTTGCTTTCACAGACGATTAATCGTCATTTTCAGTGCAACTTCTTTGAGTTTGTAAACCGTTATCGTATAGATGAGGCAAAACGGATGCTGCGGGAGCCGCAAAATGGAGGGCTTACCGTGATGGAGATAATGTTGTCCTCGGGCTTTAATACCAAGGCTACGTTTAACTCCTTTTTTAAGAAAATAGCTGGTATGACGCCAACTGAGTATCGTCGACTAAATGGTGAAGTTGAGGTAGGTAAAGAGGATCGTGCTATAGAGCCAGGTTGA
- the tilS gene encoding tRNA lysidine(34) synthetase TilS, which translates to MLQSHPAIGQLWVGFSGGLDSTVLLHLLVACQIPVHALHIHHGLNTDAEAWLAHCKAFAESLDVPFTAVQVTVDRKDGGLEQGARRARYQAFSQVMSEGDQILLGHHADDQTETFLLRLMRGAGVLGLASMSESRLIGDDKYLLRPLLKAERKELEQWAEAYGLDWIEDDSNADETLERNFLRHRVVPLLNQRWGVNRQIARAAENLRESADLLSELALADLDALDLKEERLGESLALPLFFNLSERRQKNLIRQWVLCQGGQPPESSHLNQALCQVAYAGEEAQLEVNLGGRVVRRFRDRLYLTPRLPPFANNTDKSWTWDGCSDLALPGGSILHPVPGWPASEYRVCYRKGGERAHPINRPRSQTIKKLLQEEALEPWLRDRVPLVFLGDSLVAVAGLFSCKADCHIPDEPPGWRFLD; encoded by the coding sequence ATGCTGCAGTCTCACCCTGCCATAGGCCAGTTGTGGGTGGGGTTTTCCGGTGGCCTGGATTCCACTGTTCTCTTACATCTTCTGGTCGCTTGCCAGATTCCTGTGCATGCACTTCATATTCATCATGGTCTAAATACGGATGCAGAAGCCTGGCTGGCTCATTGCAAGGCATTTGCCGAAAGTCTGGACGTACCCTTTACCGCAGTCCAGGTTACCGTCGACCGCAAGGACGGCGGGTTGGAGCAAGGGGCTCGCCGGGCGAGGTATCAGGCGTTCAGTCAAGTTATGTCTGAAGGCGATCAAATTTTGCTCGGTCACCATGCAGATGACCAGACGGAGACCTTCCTTCTGAGACTGATGCGGGGCGCGGGAGTGCTGGGGTTAGCCAGCATGTCTGAGAGTCGACTTATCGGAGACGATAAGTATTTATTGCGACCTCTACTCAAGGCGGAGCGAAAAGAGTTGGAGCAGTGGGCGGAGGCTTATGGACTGGACTGGATTGAAGATGACAGCAATGCCGATGAGACTCTGGAGCGCAACTTTTTACGACATCGAGTTGTGCCTCTGCTCAACCAGCGCTGGGGAGTGAATCGTCAGATCGCACGGGCGGCGGAGAACCTGAGGGAGTCAGCGGATTTACTGTCGGAGTTGGCACTTGCTGACCTGGACGCATTGGATTTAAAAGAAGAGCGCTTGGGTGAAAGTTTGGCTTTGCCTCTATTTTTCAATCTCAGCGAGAGGCGCCAAAAAAACCTGATCCGGCAATGGGTTCTGTGCCAGGGGGGGCAGCCGCCGGAGTCAAGTCATTTAAACCAGGCACTATGCCAGGTGGCTTATGCGGGGGAGGAAGCCCAGCTTGAAGTGAATTTGGGTGGGCGAGTTGTGCGGCGTTTCCGAGATCGCCTTTACTTGACCCCCAGGCTGCCACCATTTGCCAATAATACTGATAAAAGTTGGACCTGGGATGGCTGTTCTGATCTGGCCTTACCTGGGGGGAGCATCCTTCATCCTGTGCCGGGTTGGCCGGCGAGTGAATATAGGGTGTGCTATCGCAAGGGTGGAGAGCGAGCTCATCCAATCAATCGCCCCAGGTCACAAACTATTAAAAAACTATTGCAAGAGGAGGCCCTTGAGCCCTGGCTAAGGGATCGTGTGCCCCTGGTGTTTTTGGGAGATAGTTTGGTGGCAGTCGCGGGGCTCTTTTCATGTAAAGCTGATTGCCATATCCCGGATGAACCACCCGGCTGGCGGTTTTTGGATTGA
- a CDS encoding CTP synthase, with the protein MTRYIFVTGGVVSSLGKGIASASLAAILEARGLKVTILKLDPYINVDPGTMSPFQHGEVYVTEDGAETDLDLGHYERFIRTRMSKRNNFTTGRVYETVLRKERRGDYLGGTVQVIPHITDEIKRRVVEGGRDVDVAIVEIGGTVGDIESQPFLESVRQLRVEMGTNRALLIHLSYVPFLATAGETKTKPTQHSVKELRSIGLQPDILLCRSEREIDEDSRRKIALFTNVEERAVVPLPDAKTIYGVPRLLHSYGLDDIVVEKLQLECHSPDLSEWDQVVDGKLNPQHEVKIAMVGKYMELLDAYKSLIESLTHAGIKHRCKVDIDFINAEDVEGENGIDLIKDADAILVPGGFGERGLEGKLESVRYARENNIPYLGICLGLQSVVIEFARNVLGLEGANSTEFNTKTPHPVIGLITEWIDSEGNIEKRDEQSDLGGTMRLGGQECRLAKDTKARDIYGADVIVERHRHRYEVNNNYVDRLQQAGLKIGGWSADDTLVEMVELPDHPWFVACQFHPEFTSTPRDGHPLFESFVAAAMKQRENQG; encoded by the coding sequence ATGACGCGCTATATTTTTGTAACTGGTGGCGTGGTTTCCTCGTTGGGGAAAGGTATCGCCTCCGCCTCTTTGGCCGCCATTCTCGAGGCCCGCGGCCTCAAGGTTACCATCCTCAAACTGGACCCCTACATCAACGTAGACCCGGGTACCATGAGCCCCTTCCAGCACGGTGAGGTGTACGTCACCGAGGATGGTGCTGAAACTGACCTGGACCTGGGTCACTATGAACGCTTCATCCGTACGCGGATGTCAAAGCGCAATAATTTCACCACCGGCCGTGTGTACGAGACCGTACTACGCAAAGAGCGTCGTGGTGACTACCTGGGTGGCACCGTGCAGGTGATCCCCCACATTACCGACGAGATCAAGCGCCGTGTTGTGGAAGGTGGCCGCGATGTGGACGTGGCTATTGTTGAGATCGGCGGCACCGTAGGTGATATCGAATCCCAGCCATTCCTGGAATCCGTACGTCAGCTGCGTGTCGAAATGGGTACCAACCGTGCCCTGCTGATCCACCTGAGCTATGTGCCCTTTCTTGCCACTGCTGGTGAAACCAAGACCAAGCCGACCCAGCACTCTGTTAAAGAGTTGCGTTCTATCGGCTTGCAGCCGGATATCCTGCTGTGCCGTTCCGAGCGCGAGATTGATGAGGACTCCCGCCGCAAGATCGCACTGTTCACCAATGTTGAAGAGCGCGCTGTTGTACCGCTGCCCGATGCCAAGACCATCTACGGCGTACCGCGTCTTCTGCACAGTTACGGCCTCGACGATATCGTTGTGGAAAAACTGCAGCTGGAATGCCATTCACCGGACCTGTCCGAGTGGGACCAAGTGGTCGACGGCAAGCTGAACCCTCAGCACGAAGTGAAAATTGCCATGGTTGGCAAATATATGGAGTTGCTGGATGCCTACAAGTCCCTGATCGAGTCCCTGACCCACGCAGGTATCAAACACCGCTGCAAAGTGGATATCGACTTTATCAACGCTGAAGACGTTGAGGGCGAGAACGGCATTGACCTGATCAAGGATGCCGATGCAATCCTGGTTCCCGGTGGATTTGGTGAACGCGGTTTAGAGGGCAAGCTTGAATCTGTTCGCTACGCCCGCGAAAATAATATTCCTTACTTAGGTATCTGCCTCGGTTTGCAGTCTGTGGTTATCGAGTTCGCGCGCAATGTGCTCGGCCTCGAAGGTGCTAACAGCACTGAATTCAATACCAAAACCCCGCACCCTGTTATCGGCCTGATCACTGAGTGGATCGATAGTGAAGGCAATATCGAGAAGCGTGACGAGCAGTCCGACCTGGGTGGCACCATGCGCCTGGGTGGCCAGGAGTGTCGCTTGGCTAAAGACACCAAGGCTCGTGATATCTACGGTGCAGATGTCATCGTAGAGCGCCACCGCCACCGCTACGAAGTGAACAACAACTACGTTGATCGCTTGCAGCAAGCCGGTTTGAAAATTGGCGGCTGGTCTGCAGACGATACCCTGGTGGAAATGGTTGAATTGCCGGACCATCCCTGGTTCGTTGCTTGCCAGTTCCACCCGGAATTTACTTCAACCCCGCGCGACGGCCATCCGCTGTTCGAAAGCTTTGTTGCCGCCGCAATGAAGCAGCGTGAAAACCAGGGTTAA
- the kdsA gene encoding 3-deoxy-8-phosphooctulonate synthase: MKTIEVGNIQVANDKPFVLFGGMNVLESRDLAMQVAEHYVKVTEKLGIPYVFKASFDKANRSSINSYRGPGMEEGLKIFQEIKDTFKVPLITDVHEVHQAAPVAEVVDIIQLPAFLARQTDLVAAMAATGAVINVKKPQFMSPPQVKNVVEKFAECGNENILLCERGASFGYDNLVVDMLGFSTMINASGGAPLIFDVTHSLQMRDPSGAASGGRRAQVTELGRAGLAIGIAGLFLEAHPNPDKALCDGPSALPLEKLEPFLAQMKAVDDLIKGFEPLDTK; encoded by the coding sequence GTGAAAACAATTGAAGTCGGAAATATTCAGGTCGCTAACGATAAGCCTTTTGTGCTTTTTGGCGGTATGAATGTACTGGAGTCCCGCGACCTGGCGATGCAGGTGGCTGAGCACTATGTAAAAGTCACTGAAAAACTGGGTATTCCCTATGTTTTTAAAGCGTCTTTTGACAAGGCCAATCGCTCTTCCATTAATTCCTATCGCGGACCGGGAATGGAAGAAGGCCTGAAGATTTTTCAGGAAATAAAAGACACCTTTAAGGTTCCCCTGATTACCGATGTCCACGAAGTACACCAGGCTGCTCCGGTTGCCGAAGTCGTGGATATTATTCAGCTGCCGGCTTTCCTGGCCCGCCAGACTGACCTGGTCGCAGCTATGGCAGCGACTGGTGCAGTGATCAACGTCAAAAAACCTCAGTTTATGAGCCCGCCGCAAGTTAAAAATGTGGTGGAGAAATTTGCTGAGTGCGGCAACGAAAATATTCTTTTGTGTGAGCGCGGTGCCAGCTTTGGCTACGACAACCTGGTTGTCGATATGCTGGGCTTCAGCACCATGATCAATGCCTCTGGCGGTGCGCCGCTGATTTTTGATGTCACCCACTCACTGCAAATGCGGGATCCTTCCGGTGCTGCTTCTGGTGGTCGCCGTGCACAGGTAACTGAGCTGGGCCGTGCAGGTTTGGCTATCGGTATTGCCGGCCTGTTCCTGGAAGCACACCCGAATCCAGACAAAGCATTGTGTGATGGCCCCAGTGCATTGCCATTAGAGAAGCTGGAGCCATTCCTGGCGCAGATGAAAGCGGTAGATGACCTGATCAAAGGCTTTGAGCCGCTGGATACGAAATAA
- the eno gene encoding phosphopyruvate hydratase, which yields MSKIVAVKAFEVLDSRGNPTVEADVILEDGSIGSACAPSGASTGSREALELRDGDKSRYLGKGVLKAVENINTTIADLLKGMDATDQRVLDKAMIDADGTENKANLGANAILAVSLAAAKAAAASKNIPLYQHIAEVNGTPGEYSMPVPMMNILNGGEHADNNVDIQEFMVQPVKAESFAEALRQGAEIFHSLKKVLSSNSLNTAVGDEGGFAPNLPSNEAALKVIAEAVEKAGYTLGDDITLALDCASSEFYKDGKYDLAGEGKQFDSEGFASYLADLSANYPILSIEDGMDESDWDGWKVLTDKIGDKVQLVGDDLFVTNTKILKEGIEKGVGNSILIKFNQIGSLSETLDAIKMAKDAGYTAVISHRSGETEDTTIADLAVATAAGQIKTGSLCRSDRVAKYNRLLRIEAELNGSAPYRGRAEFK from the coding sequence ATGAGCAAGATTGTCGCTGTTAAAGCCTTTGAAGTACTGGATTCTCGCGGTAACCCTACCGTTGAAGCCGATGTAATCCTTGAGGACGGTTCTATTGGTTCCGCCTGTGCACCCTCCGGTGCCTCTACTGGCTCCCGTGAAGCGCTGGAACTTCGCGATGGCGATAAAAGCCGTTACCTGGGCAAGGGTGTCCTGAAAGCGGTTGAGAATATCAACACCACTATCGCCGACTTGCTGAAAGGTATGGATGCTACCGATCAGCGCGTCCTGGACAAGGCGATGATCGATGCCGACGGTACTGAAAACAAAGCTAACCTGGGCGCCAACGCAATTTTGGCGGTTTCCCTGGCGGCCGCAAAAGCAGCTGCAGCTTCCAAAAATATTCCCCTGTACCAGCATATCGCTGAGGTAAATGGCACTCCGGGTGAATACTCCATGCCGGTTCCGATGATGAATATCCTCAACGGCGGTGAGCACGCTGATAACAATGTGGATATCCAGGAATTTATGGTTCAGCCCGTTAAAGCTGAGTCTTTTGCCGAAGCCCTGCGCCAAGGTGCAGAGATCTTCCACTCCCTGAAAAAAGTACTGTCCAGCAACAGTCTGAATACTGCGGTTGGTGATGAGGGTGGCTTTGCTCCTAACCTGCCTTCCAACGAAGCAGCTCTGAAAGTGATTGCTGAGGCTGTAGAAAAAGCTGGTTACACCCTGGGCGATGATATTACTCTGGCTCTGGACTGCGCTTCTTCCGAGTTCTACAAAGATGGCAAGTACGATCTGGCTGGGGAAGGCAAGCAGTTCGATAGCGAAGGCTTTGCCAGCTACCTGGCCGACTTGTCTGCCAACTATCCGATCCTGTCTATTGAGGACGGTATGGATGAGAGCGATTGGGATGGTTGGAAAGTGCTTACCGATAAGATTGGTGACAAAGTACAGCTGGTAGGCGACGACCTGTTCGTAACCAACACCAAGATCCTGAAAGAAGGTATCGAAAAAGGTGTAGGTAATTCCATCTTGATCAAGTTCAACCAGATCGGCTCCCTGTCCGAGACTCTGGACGCGATTAAAATGGCTAAAGATGCAGGCTACACCGCTGTGATCTCTCACCGCTCTGGTGAGACTGAAGATACCACTATTGCGGATCTGGCGGTTGCGACTGCTGCTGGCCAAATCAAGACCGGCTCCCTTTGCCGTTCAGACCGCGTAGCCAAGTACAACCGCCTGCTGCGCATCGAAGCTGAGTTGAATGGCTCCGCTCCTTATCGCGGCCGTGCTGAATTCAAGTAA
- a CDS encoding septum formation initiator family protein, protein MKWLLAILTIMLLATQYRLWVGEGSLAEVTRLKRQLAQQQEKNIALVRENRQLFREVRSLKIGTDGVEAKARYDLGLIKEGETLFIFLDKKEEAEN, encoded by the coding sequence ATGAAATGGCTGCTGGCAATACTCACCATTATGCTCCTCGCCACCCAGTACCGACTTTGGGTTGGTGAAGGTAGTCTCGCCGAAGTTACACGTCTCAAGCGTCAATTAGCCCAACAGCAAGAAAAAAATATCGCGCTGGTGCGGGAAAACCGTCAACTGTTCAGGGAAGTCCGCAGTTTGAAAATTGGCACAGATGGTGTGGAAGCGAAAGCCCGTTATGACCTGGGACTGATCAAGGAAGGGGAAACACTGTTTATCTTCCTGGATAAGAAGGAAGAGGCTGAAAATTGA
- the ispD gene encoding 2-C-methyl-D-erythritol 4-phosphate cytidylyltransferase, translating to MIKDYWVIVPAAGVGKRMGADRPKQYLPLLGRPLLSLTLKNILGWPGLAGVVVSLSEQDTYFLHLKEANHPLVHTVIGGAERADSVQSALDFLAERESGDTPVLVHDAARPCVSERDICALLCDEVSPMALLARPASDTLKRSHVTGGVACVEETVDRESIWLAQTPQRAPLSTLHSCLGKALEQGIAVTDEASALEFFGHSPQLVAGDSDNIKVTHPADIIIAETILRLRYSPTEDKR from the coding sequence TTGATTAAGGATTATTGGGTCATTGTACCCGCTGCCGGCGTTGGCAAACGTATGGGGGCCGATCGCCCGAAACAGTACCTGCCATTGCTCGGGCGACCACTGCTATCCCTGACTTTAAAAAATATTCTTGGGTGGCCAGGCTTGGCCGGCGTTGTAGTATCGCTGTCGGAGCAGGATACCTACTTCCTTCACCTGAAAGAAGCAAACCACCCCTTGGTACACACAGTCATTGGTGGAGCTGAGAGAGCGGACTCTGTTCAGTCCGCTCTGGATTTCCTGGCGGAGCGTGAAAGCGGTGATACCCCGGTTTTAGTCCACGATGCTGCACGACCCTGTGTGTCTGAGCGCGATATCTGCGCTTTGCTTTGTGACGAAGTCTCACCAATGGCACTTTTGGCGCGCCCCGCGAGCGACACATTAAAGCGCAGTCACGTGACAGGCGGTGTAGCCTGTGTGGAAGAAACGGTTGACCGGGAAAGTATTTGGCTGGCGCAAACTCCGCAACGGGCCCCTCTCAGCACTTTGCACTCATGCCTTGGTAAAGCCCTGGAGCAGGGTATTGCTGTAACCGATGAAGCCAGTGCACTGGAATTTTTTGGCCATTCACCGCAATTGGTTGCAGGTGATAGTGACAATATTAAAGTGACGCACCCCGCCGATATCATAATTGCAGAAACTATTTTACGTCTGCGCTACTCCCCGACTGAGGATAAGCGATAG